The Arachis ipaensis cultivar K30076 chromosome B07, Araip1.1, whole genome shotgun sequence genome includes a window with the following:
- the LOC107606749 gene encoding uncharacterized protein LOC107606749 has translation MGLGDKFLKPNGSITLPITIGTSNQKKTVLSGFVVLKDSTAYNVILGRKIINDFSTVIFTKYLLMKFRTDDGSVGTIHGDREVATECDNTSLALRKKSRDAAGVFLADLDARQDGQPRPEPEGNMEKLQIGPTKEEYTFINRNLPYDLKEELSQLLKQNRDLFAFTPADMPGISPDLMSHRLAVDTKAKPVAQRRRKMHQTGAAEVKKQVKALLEANFIRELPYTTWLANVVLIPMHRPDEEKTAFITPDGTYCYTVMPFDLKNAGATYQRLVNKIFQNLSGSKLEVYIDDMLVKTESGEQLTSDLKIIMNTL, from the exons ATGGGACTCGGAGACAAGTTCCTCAAACCAAACGGCTCAATCACCCTTCCCATCACCATAggaacaagcaaccaaaagaagACAGTCCTATCTGGATTTGtagtcctaaaagactccacagCCTATAACGTGATTCTCGGAAGAAAAATAATCAACGACTTCTCCAcagtcatctttaccaaatacctcctcATGAAGTTTAGAACCGACGACGGCTCCGTCGGTACCATCCACGGAGACCGAGAGGTCGCAAccgaatgcgacaacaccagcctagctCTAAGGAAGAAATCCCGAGATGCAGCCGGGGTATTCCTAGCTGACCTGGATGCCCGCCAAGACGGCCAACCCAGGCCAGAACCAGAAGGAAACATGGAAAAGCTACAAATAGGGCCAACCAAGGAGGAATACACCTTCATTAATAGGAACCTCCCATACGATCTTAAAGAAGAACTCTCCCAACTCCTGAAGCAAAATAGAGACTTGTTCGCATTcacaccagccgacatgccgggtATAAGCCCCGACCTCATGTCCCACCGGCTAGCCGTGGACACCAAAGCTAAACCAGTAGCACAGAGGAGACGAAAAATGCATCAGACCGGAGCCGCCGAGGTCAAAAAGCAAGTTAAAGCCCTACTCGAAGCCAACTTCATCAGGGAACTCCCCTACAcgacatggctagccaacgtcgtactA ATCCCGATGCACCGACCAGACGAAGAAAAAACAGCGTTCATCACCCCAGACGGGACTTACTGCTACACAGTGATGCCCTTCGACCTGAAAAACGCGGGAGCCACCTATCAAAGACTTGTCAACAAGATATTTCAAAACCTATCCGGAAGCAAACTAGAAGtttacatagacgacatgctcgtcAAGACCGAATCCGGCGAGCAACTCACCAGCGACCTCAAGATCATAATGAACACCCTATGA
- the LOC107609454 gene encoding protein AAR2 homolog isoform X1, which yields MDPGTALELVKHGVTLLFLDVPQYTLLGIDTQMFSVGPSFKGIKMIPPGIHFVYYSSSTREGKEFSPIIGFFIDVGPSEVIVRKWDKQEERLVKVSEEEEERYIQAVKNLEFDRQLGPYNLSHYEEWKQLSNFITKSVIERLEPIGGEITIECENDVVRSSSAQKTPMENALDKQLKESNSATSVGESQRKGCYYTSIPRVVKCKGISGQELTSLNLDKTQLLETLLAKEYGCSEDLLLGELQFAFIAFLMGQSLEAFFQWKSLVSLFLGCSEAPFKTRTQLFTKFIRVIYYQLKYGLQKDRIDESGPSLLDDSWLSADSFLHRLCKDFFSLLEDGSVVDGDLLSWARKFKELLENNLGWEFQHGSAIDGMYFEEDDEFAPQVEIMDDEA from the exons ATGGATCCTGGAACAGCTTTGGAGCTCGTTAAGCACGGCGTCACTCTTCTCTTCCTTGACGTCCCTCAGTACACTCTACTCGGCATCGATACTCAG ATGTTCTCTGTAGGGCCTTCTTTTAAGGGTATTAAGATGATTCCACCAGGAATTCATTTTGTCTACTATAGTTCTTCAACCAG AGAGGGAAAGGAGTTCTCACCAATCATTGGATTCTTCATTGACGTTGGCCCTTCAGAG GTAATTGTTCGAAAATGGGACAAACAAGAGGAAAGGCTAGTCAAAGTGTCTGAGGAAGAG GAAGAAAGATATATTCAAGCTGTTAAAAATTTGGAGTTTGACAGGCAACTCGGGCCTTACAATCTTAGCCATTATGAAGAGTGGAAGCAATTATCTAATTTTATTACAAAAAGTGTAATAGAACGACTTG AGCCAATTGGAGGGGAAATTACTATTGAATGTGAAAATGATGTGGTAAGAAGCTCAAGTGCTCAAAAAACACCAATGGAGAATGCACTAGACAAGCAGCTTAAGGAAAGTAATTCTGCAACATCTGTTGGCGAGTCTCAGAGGAAGGGCTGTTACTATACATCTATTCCCCGTGTTGTAAAATGTAAGGGGATTAGTGGACAGGAACTTACTTCTTTGAATCTTGACAAG ACACAATTGTTAGAAACTTTACTGGCGAAAGAATATGGATGTTCTGAAGACTTGCTTCTTGGAGAACTGCAATTTGCATTCATTGCCTTTCTG ATGGGTCAATCACTAGAAGCATTTTTCCAGTGGAAGTCTTTAGTTAGCCTTTTTCTTGGCTGCTCCGAAGCA CCTTTCAAGACACGAACTCAACTATTCACAAAG TTCATAAGAGTCATCTATTATCAACTGAAGTACGGACTACAGAAAGATCGCATTGATGAATCAGGACCATCATTGTTGGATgattcttggctttctgctgatAGCTTTTTGCACCGTCTCTGCAAG GATTTCTTTTCATTGTTGGAAGATGGGTCAGTCGTAGACGGGGATCTTTTATCTTGG GCAAGAAAATTTAAGGAGCTGTTAGAGAACAATCTAGGGTGGGAGTTTCAGCATGGTAGTGCTATTGACGGAATGTATTTTGAAGAGGACGATGAG TTTGCTCCTCAAGTTGAGATCATGGATGATGAGGCTTGA
- the LOC107606750 gene encoding uncharacterized protein LOC107606750, translating to MTPGDSIPESWKLHVDGSSNITSEGAGVILESHNGVVIEQSVRYEFPVSNNQAEYEALLAGLALAREVRAKVLEVNIDSQVVSSQISGDYQTRDPLLQQYLAKVNRLKEGFEHVTIQNVPRERNVRADLLSKLASTKPGHGNKSLIQEVVKSPSVSTTTNAHLTFSNQGSWTHPILQYLLDGTLPPDPKEGKRIKREAAKYTVVAGQLYKRGFSQPLLKCVEPENTEHANIHQAAPHQLSIISAKRPFGTWGIDLVGPFPTAPGQLRYLIVAIDYYTKWIEAKPLASITATQCRKFLWRQVITRFGIPEIIISDNGTQFADKKFKEFLEGLRVSHRFSSVEHPQTNGQVESANKIIVKGLKKRLDEAKGLWADELGSVLWSYQTTPQTSTGTPFRLTYGVEAVIPVEIGDPSPRKTVGGNDEGAERDLIDEVRSIAHLKELALKQRISLRYNHGVIRREFVTDDLVLRRNDIGPPTPGEGKLTPNWEGPYRIKAAIGKGAYKLEWLNGNEVPRTWNAANLR from the exons ATGACACCAGGAGACTCCATCCCCGAATCATGGAAACTACACGTTGACGGCTCCTCGAACATCACCTCCGAAGGCGCCGGAGTCATTCTCGAAAGCCATAACGGAGTCGTGATCGAACAGTCAGTACGATACGAATTCCCggtctcaaacaaccaggcagaatacgaggccctctTGGCAGGCCTAGCCCTAGCCCGGGAAGTCAGAGCAAAGGTCCTAGAGGTAAATATCGATTCCCAGGTAGTCAGCTCTCAAATTAGCGGAGACTACCAGACACGAGATcccctactccaacaatacctcgcCAAGGTAAACAGACTAAAAGAAGGATTCGAGCACGTTACCATACAGAACGTTCCTAGGGAACGAAACGTCAGGGCAGACCTACTTTccaaactagccagtaccaaacctgGACACGGTAACAAATCGCTAATCCAGGAAGTCGTTAAGTCACCCTCCGTGTCAACGACAACCAACGCTCATCTGACATTCTCAAACCAGGGATCTTGGACCCACCCTATCCTACAGTACCTCCTCGACGGAACACTGCCGCCGGACcccaaagaaggaaaaagaataaaaagggaagccgccaaATATACCGTTGTCGCAGGACAGCTATACAAACGTggattctcgcaacccctgctcaaatgcgtCGAACCTGAGAACACAGA GCACGCCAATATCCACCAAGCCGCCCCTCACCAGCTCAGCATCATATCGGCAAAACGGCCATTCGGCACCTGGGGGATCGACCTCGTCGGACCCTTCCCTACGGCACCCGGTCAACTCAGGTacctcatcgtcgccatagactaTTACACCAAATGGATCGAAGCCAAACCACTGGCCTCCATAACGGCAACCCAATGCCGAAAATTCCTCTGGCGACAGGTCATCACCCGattcgggatccccgagatcattatctcggacaacggaacccaattcGCTGACAAAAAGTTCAAAGAATTTTTAGAAGGGCTACGTGTATCTCACCGTTtcagctcggtagaacacccccaaacaaacggacaGGTGGAATCCGCGAATAAGATAATCGTCAAAGGACTCAAAAAGcggctcgacgaagccaaaggactatGGGCCGATGAACTCGGATCGGTCCTATGGTCATACCAAACCACACCCCAAACGTCCACGGGAACACCTTTCCGATTAACATACGGTGTGGAGGCGGTCATCCCGGTAGAGATCGGAGACCCAAGCCCCAGAAAAACAGTCGGAGGTAACGATGAGGGAGCGGAACGAGACCTCATTGACGAAGTAAGAAGCATAGCCCATCTCAAGGAGCTAGCCCTAAAACAGAGAATTAGCCTAAGATATAACCACGGAGTCATCCGGCGAGAATTCGTAACTgacgacctcgtcctacgacgaaACGACATCGGTCCCCCGACCCCAGGAGAGGGAAAACTCACCCCCAACTGGGAAGGACCATACAGAATCAAGGCTGCAATCGGAAAGGGAGCATACAAACTCGAATGGCTTAACGGCAACGAAGTCCCGAGGACATGGAACGCCGCCAACTTACGATGA
- the LOC107609454 gene encoding protein AAR2 homolog isoform X2, producing MLLNCSCSQVSTKLWILEQLWSSLSTASLFSSLTSLSTLYSASILREGKEFSPIIGFFIDVGPSEVIVRKWDKQEERLVKVSEEEEERYIQAVKNLEFDRQLGPYNLSHYEEWKQLSNFITKSVIERLEPIGGEITIECENDVVRSSSAQKTPMENALDKQLKESNSATSVGESQRKGCYYTSIPRVVKCKGISGQELTSLNLDKTQLLETLLAKEYGCSEDLLLGELQFAFIAFLMGQSLEAFFQWKSLVSLFLGCSEAPFKTRTQLFTKFIRVIYYQLKYGLQKDRIDESGPSLLDDSWLSADSFLHRLCKDFFSLLEDGSVVDGDLLSWARKFKELLENNLGWEFQHGSAIDGMYFEEDDEFAPQVEIMDDEA from the exons ATGCTTCTCAATTGTTCTTGTTCTCAAGTCTCAACTAAA TTATGGATCCTGGAACAGCTTTGGAGCTCGTTAAGCACGGCGTCACTCTTCTCTTCCTTGACGTCCCTCAGTACACTCTACTCGGCATCGATACTCAG AGAGGGAAAGGAGTTCTCACCAATCATTGGATTCTTCATTGACGTTGGCCCTTCAGAG GTAATTGTTCGAAAATGGGACAAACAAGAGGAAAGGCTAGTCAAAGTGTCTGAGGAAGAG GAAGAAAGATATATTCAAGCTGTTAAAAATTTGGAGTTTGACAGGCAACTCGGGCCTTACAATCTTAGCCATTATGAAGAGTGGAAGCAATTATCTAATTTTATTACAAAAAGTGTAATAGAACGACTTG AGCCAATTGGAGGGGAAATTACTATTGAATGTGAAAATGATGTGGTAAGAAGCTCAAGTGCTCAAAAAACACCAATGGAGAATGCACTAGACAAGCAGCTTAAGGAAAGTAATTCTGCAACATCTGTTGGCGAGTCTCAGAGGAAGGGCTGTTACTATACATCTATTCCCCGTGTTGTAAAATGTAAGGGGATTAGTGGACAGGAACTTACTTCTTTGAATCTTGACAAG ACACAATTGTTAGAAACTTTACTGGCGAAAGAATATGGATGTTCTGAAGACTTGCTTCTTGGAGAACTGCAATTTGCATTCATTGCCTTTCTG ATGGGTCAATCACTAGAAGCATTTTTCCAGTGGAAGTCTTTAGTTAGCCTTTTTCTTGGCTGCTCCGAAGCA CCTTTCAAGACACGAACTCAACTATTCACAAAG TTCATAAGAGTCATCTATTATCAACTGAAGTACGGACTACAGAAAGATCGCATTGATGAATCAGGACCATCATTGTTGGATgattcttggctttctgctgatAGCTTTTTGCACCGTCTCTGCAAG GATTTCTTTTCATTGTTGGAAGATGGGTCAGTCGTAGACGGGGATCTTTTATCTTGG GCAAGAAAATTTAAGGAGCTGTTAGAGAACAATCTAGGGTGGGAGTTTCAGCATGGTAGTGCTATTGACGGAATGTATTTTGAAGAGGACGATGAG TTTGCTCCTCAAGTTGAGATCATGGATGATGAGGCTTGA